One genomic segment of Amycolatopsis sp. WQ 127309 includes these proteins:
- a CDS encoding MbtH family NRPS accessory protein, protein MDGDIQSYVVVLNDEEQYSIWPAGRDLPAGWRGAGVRGSQADCLAHIGEAWTDMRPLSLRRAVDQAAPATHQ, encoded by the coding sequence TTGGACGGCGACATCCAGTCCTATGTGGTCGTGCTCAACGACGAGGAGCAGTACTCGATCTGGCCCGCCGGCCGCGACCTGCCGGCCGGCTGGCGCGGTGCCGGCGTCCGCGGTTCCCAGGCGGACTGCCTGGCCCACATCGGCGAAGCCTGGACCGACATGCGGCCGCTGAGCCTGCGCCGGGCCGTGGACCAAGCCGCTCCGGCCACCCACCAGTGA
- a CDS encoding muconolactone Delta-isomerase family protein yields MPPTQTFMVVAVLRDDTDLAEFAALRNDEEKQLELLRSAGRIGAHYISPARRATFVEVIADDEKQVAETLATLPFARFFDADVYPTAPPDAAEIAYRARAATA; encoded by the coding sequence ATGCCACCGACCCAGACGTTCATGGTGGTCGCCGTCCTGCGCGACGACACGGACCTCGCGGAATTCGCCGCGCTCCGGAACGACGAAGAGAAACAGCTCGAACTGCTGCGCTCGGCCGGCAGGATCGGCGCCCACTACATCTCCCCCGCCCGGCGGGCCACGTTCGTCGAGGTCATCGCCGACGACGAGAAGCAAGTCGCGGAAACGCTGGCAACCTTGCCTTTCGCCCGGTTCTTCGACGCCGACGTCTACCCGACCGCACCCCCGGACGCCGCGGAGATCGCCTACCGGGCGCGAGCCGCCACCGCGTAA
- a CDS encoding putative zinc-binding metallopeptidase, producing MRTFTCPHCANLLFFENSACVVCGTDVGYDRATASMLRTTGRDRCANTELAGCNWLAEGGPLCGCCELTRTRPADEDVDALDAFRAAEAAKRRLVYQLDDLGLPVTPRSADPGHGLAFDLLSSTDQPVTTGHAGGVITIDLAEGDDGFREGLRARLAEPYRTLLGHFRHEIGHWYWDLLIADAPAAFRNLFGDERADYQQALEQHYGTAPGTGWAEDHVSHYAAAHPWEDWAETFAHLLHIRDTVQTAAALGVLVAGTPIAPHPGSQVDAVPEDRTDDVDELIATWIPLSRALNQLNRSMGKDDLYPFALSPAVQAKLRFAGAIVTANRTPARGQDPAASAR from the coding sequence GTGCGCACGTTCACCTGCCCACACTGCGCGAACCTGCTGTTCTTCGAGAACTCGGCCTGCGTGGTGTGCGGCACCGACGTCGGCTACGACCGCGCGACCGCGTCGATGCTCCGCACGACCGGACGCGATCGCTGCGCCAACACCGAACTCGCCGGCTGCAACTGGCTCGCCGAGGGCGGTCCCCTGTGCGGCTGCTGCGAGCTGACCCGGACCCGCCCCGCCGACGAGGACGTCGACGCCCTCGACGCCTTCCGCGCCGCCGAAGCCGCCAAGCGACGGCTGGTCTACCAGCTGGACGACCTCGGCCTGCCCGTGACACCGCGAAGCGCCGATCCCGGGCACGGCCTGGCGTTCGACCTGCTTTCCAGCACCGACCAACCGGTCACCACCGGGCACGCCGGCGGCGTGATCACCATCGACCTCGCCGAAGGCGACGACGGGTTCCGCGAAGGTCTGCGCGCGCGGCTGGCCGAGCCCTACCGCACCCTCCTGGGCCACTTCCGGCACGAAATCGGCCACTGGTACTGGGATCTGCTCATCGCCGACGCGCCCGCCGCGTTCCGGAACCTGTTCGGCGACGAGCGGGCCGACTACCAGCAGGCCCTGGAGCAGCACTACGGAACTGCTCCCGGGACCGGCTGGGCGGAGGACCACGTCAGCCACTACGCGGCCGCGCACCCGTGGGAGGACTGGGCCGAAACCTTCGCGCACCTGCTGCACATCCGCGACACCGTGCAGACCGCCGCGGCGCTCGGCGTCCTCGTCGCCGGCACGCCGATCGCGCCCCACCCCGGCAGCCAGGTCGACGCCGTCCCCGAAGACCGGACCGACGACGTCGACGAGCTGATCGCGACCTGGATCCCGCTGTCGCGCGCGCTCAACCAGCTCAACCGCAGCATGGGCAAGGACGACCTCTACCCGTTCGCGCTCTCGCCGGCGGTGCAGGCGAAGCTCCGGTTCGCCGGCGCGATCGTCACCGCGAACCGGACACCTGCGCGCGGTCAGGACCCGGCGGCCTCCGCGCGCTGA
- a CDS encoding glycosyl hydrolase: protein MSIRRGNGASIVAALAAIVGASFVIAQGPAAAAPPAPAGVTKADVIGYLKSLTGNHVLSGQQGGANSNPGQWVQKVHDITGQYTGLWGGDFGFSQNDIDNRQTVINQAKTEWNNGTLASLTMHACRPDVATCSFEGGSGPVKGSKLSASEWTQIVQDGTSLNAAYKRKLDQLVPYFQQLEDAGVPVMFRPLHEMNEGWAWWGGQAGANGSARLYQITHDYLESRGLDNIIWVWALKDVANGASQARSYYPGDNYVDVIGLDVWVQKFPATDWYNALSAIAGTAKPLALAEVGSVPQPAQMAAQPKWTYWSVWLDWLTNPDYNSTASVQAGYFNARTYNQGEIHIPSGGGQPTTTPPPASRTGAITGVGGKCVDVAAAGTANGTAVQLYDCNGSTAQQWTVGTDGTIRALGKCLDVTGQGTVNGATVQLWDCNGSGAQQWAAQADGHLRNPQSGRDLDVPGGSTANGTRLQIWDGNTNPWQTWHLPA, encoded by the coding sequence ATGTCCATCCGCAGAGGCAACGGCGCCTCGATCGTCGCCGCCTTGGCCGCGATCGTCGGCGCGAGCTTCGTCATCGCCCAGGGTCCCGCCGCCGCGGCACCGCCGGCGCCCGCCGGCGTCACCAAAGCCGATGTCATCGGCTACCTGAAGAGCCTCACCGGCAACCACGTCCTGTCCGGCCAGCAGGGCGGCGCGAACAGCAACCCCGGCCAGTGGGTGCAGAAGGTGCACGACATCACCGGCCAGTACACCGGCCTCTGGGGTGGCGACTTCGGCTTCAGCCAGAACGACATCGACAACCGGCAGACCGTGATCAACCAGGCGAAGACCGAGTGGAACAACGGCACGCTCGCCTCGTTGACCATGCACGCGTGCCGCCCGGATGTGGCGACCTGCAGCTTCGAAGGTGGCTCAGGCCCGGTCAAGGGCAGCAAGCTCTCGGCCTCGGAGTGGACTCAGATCGTCCAGGACGGGACGTCGCTGAACGCCGCCTACAAGCGCAAGCTCGACCAGCTCGTGCCGTACTTCCAGCAGCTCGAGGACGCCGGCGTCCCGGTCATGTTCCGGCCCCTGCACGAGATGAACGAGGGCTGGGCGTGGTGGGGCGGACAGGCCGGCGCCAACGGCAGCGCCCGGCTCTACCAGATCACCCACGACTACCTCGAATCGCGGGGCCTGGACAACATCATCTGGGTGTGGGCGCTCAAGGACGTGGCCAACGGCGCGTCCCAAGCCCGCAGCTACTACCCCGGTGACAACTACGTCGACGTCATCGGCCTCGACGTCTGGGTGCAGAAGTTCCCCGCCACCGACTGGTACAACGCGCTGTCGGCCATCGCCGGGACCGCCAAACCCCTGGCCCTGGCCGAAGTCGGCAGCGTGCCCCAGCCGGCGCAGATGGCCGCTCAGCCCAAGTGGACGTACTGGAGCGTGTGGCTGGACTGGCTGACCAACCCGGACTACAACTCCACCGCCTCCGTCCAGGCCGGCTACTTCAACGCGCGCACCTACAACCAGGGGGAGATCCACATCCCGTCCGGTGGCGGTCAGCCGACGACGACTCCGCCGCCCGCGTCGCGCACCGGGGCGATCACCGGGGTGGGCGGCAAGTGCGTCGACGTGGCCGCGGCCGGCACGGCCAACGGGACAGCGGTGCAGCTCTACGACTGCAACGGCTCGACCGCCCAGCAGTGGACCGTCGGCACCGACGGCACCATCCGCGCCCTGGGCAAGTGCCTCGACGTCACCGGACAGGGCACCGTCAACGGCGCCACCGTCCAGCTGTGGGACTGCAACGGCTCCGGCGCCCAGCAGTGGGCCGCACAGGCCGATGGTCACCTGCGCAACCCGCAGTCCGGCCGCGACCTCGACGTCCCCGGCGGCAGCACCGCCAACGGCACCCGCCTGCAGATCTGGGACGGCAACACCAACCCCTGGCAGACCTGGCACCTCCCGGCGTAA
- the metK gene encoding methionine adenosyltransferase codes for MPQRLFTSESVTEGHPDKMCDAISDAVLDSLLTEDPRSRVAVETLVTTGQVHVVGEVTTEAYADIPALVRDVILEIGYDSSAKGFDGNSCGVNVAIGAQSPDIAQGVDTAYESRAGTGSPAEDEIGRQGAGDQGLMFGYACSDTPELMPLPIALAHRLARRLTDVRKSGLMPYLRPDGKTQVTIGYAGDRPLTLDTVVVSAQHAEGIDPDRMLAADVREHVIGPVTGNLGLDDAGLRVLVNPTGRFVVGGPMGDAGLTGRKIIVDTYGGFARHGGGAFSGKDPSKVDRSAAYAMRWVAKNAVAAGLATRMEVQVAYAIGKAAPVGLFVETFGTETVDPAKIQQTIAEVFDLRPAAIIRELDLLRPLYAQTAAYGHFGRPDLDLPWERTDRIEDLRRATGL; via the coding sequence ATGCCGCAACGGCTGTTCACGTCCGAGTCGGTCACCGAAGGCCACCCGGACAAGATGTGCGACGCGATCAGCGATGCCGTCCTCGACAGTCTCCTGACCGAGGACCCGCGCTCCCGCGTGGCCGTCGAAACCCTCGTCACCACCGGCCAGGTGCACGTGGTGGGCGAGGTGACCACCGAGGCCTACGCCGACATCCCGGCCCTCGTCCGCGACGTGATCCTCGAGATCGGCTACGACTCCTCGGCCAAGGGTTTCGACGGGAACTCCTGCGGCGTCAACGTCGCGATCGGCGCGCAGTCGCCCGACATCGCCCAGGGCGTCGACACCGCGTACGAGTCGCGGGCCGGGACCGGGTCCCCGGCCGAGGACGAGATCGGCCGCCAGGGCGCCGGCGACCAGGGCCTGATGTTCGGCTACGCCTGCTCGGACACCCCCGAGCTGATGCCGCTGCCGATCGCGCTGGCCCACCGGCTCGCCCGCCGGCTGACCGACGTCCGCAAGTCCGGGCTCATGCCCTACCTGCGCCCCGACGGCAAGACCCAGGTCACCATCGGTTACGCGGGGGACCGGCCGCTCACCCTGGACACCGTCGTCGTCTCCGCCCAGCACGCCGAAGGCATCGATCCGGACCGGATGCTGGCCGCGGACGTCCGCGAGCACGTCATCGGCCCGGTGACGGGGAACCTCGGCCTCGACGACGCCGGCCTGCGGGTCCTGGTCAACCCCACGGGACGGTTCGTCGTCGGGGGCCCGATGGGGGACGCCGGCCTGACCGGCCGCAAGATCATCGTCGACACCTACGGCGGCTTCGCCCGCCACGGTGGCGGCGCGTTCTCCGGGAAGGACCCGTCCAAGGTCGACCGCTCCGCGGCGTACGCCATGCGGTGGGTGGCCAAGAACGCCGTCGCCGCCGGCCTCGCCACCCGGATGGAGGTGCAGGTCGCCTACGCCATCGGCAAAGCCGCGCCGGTGGGGCTGTTCGTCGAGACGTTCGGCACCGAGACGGTCGACCCGGCGAAGATCCAGCAGACCATCGCGGAGGTGTTCGACCTGCGTCCCGCGGCGATCATCCGCGAGCTGGACCTGCTGCGGCCGCTGTACGCCCAGACCGCCGCCTACGGCCACTTCGGCCGTCCGGACCTCGACCTGCCCTGGGAACGCACGGACCGCATCGAGGACCTGCGCCGGGCGACGGGACTGTGA
- a CDS encoding TetR family transcriptional regulator, translating to MGRWEPGASGRLREAALALYLERGFEQTTVADIAERAGVTARTFFRYFADKREVLFDAAAELEEKALAALEAAPATASPLDLVVAALETTADVIGYDRELVRKRHAVITANAELQERELIKLARMSAALADGLRRRGVGDIEAGLAAETGAAVYRVAFQRWVDAAEDLDLRDALRQTFTQLRSLTAPR from the coding sequence ATGGGACGATGGGAGCCGGGGGCCAGTGGCCGGTTGCGTGAGGCCGCGCTGGCGCTGTACCTCGAACGCGGCTTCGAGCAGACCACGGTGGCCGACATCGCCGAACGGGCCGGCGTGACGGCCCGCACCTTCTTCCGCTACTTCGCCGACAAGCGCGAAGTCCTCTTCGACGCCGCGGCCGAGCTGGAGGAGAAGGCGCTGGCCGCGCTGGAGGCGGCGCCCGCCACGGCTTCGCCGCTGGACCTCGTCGTGGCCGCGCTGGAAACCACGGCCGACGTCATCGGTTACGACCGCGAGCTCGTCCGGAAGCGGCACGCGGTGATCACGGCGAACGCCGAACTCCAGGAGCGGGAGCTGATCAAACTCGCCCGCATGTCGGCCGCGCTCGCCGACGGGCTTCGCCGCCGGGGTGTCGGCGACATCGAGGCCGGCCTGGCCGCCGAAACCGGCGCGGCGGTGTACCGGGTCGCGTTCCAGCGCTGGGTCGACGCCGCGGAAGACCTGGACCTCCGCGACGCCCTCCGCCAGACGTTCACCCAGCTGCGATCCCTGACTGCACCCCGGTAA
- a CDS encoding glycoside hydrolase family 30 beta sandwich domain-containing protein has translation MEHRLDENHGPYIGGCKTCTGLITIDSKTGAVTYNPRYYLIGQFAKFVKPGAVRIGSTGLDTIEGQPLAVQSAAFHNPDGSTALVVDNTSTTEPQVFTVTAGRRTFTATLAPSSTSTFTWR, from the coding sequence GTGGAACATCGCCTCGACGAGAACCACGGCCCCTACATCGGCGGCTGCAAGACGTGCACCGGCTTGATCACCATCGACTCCAAGACCGGCGCCGTCACCTACAACCCCCGCTACTACCTCATCGGCCAGTTCGCGAAGTTCGTCAAGCCCGGCGCCGTCCGGATCGGCAGCACCGGCCTCGACACGATCGAGGGTCAGCCCCTCGCGGTGCAGTCGGCGGCGTTCCACAACCCCGACGGCAGCACCGCCCTGGTGGTCGACAACACCAGCACCACCGAACCCCAGGTCTTCACGGTGACCGCCGGCCGGCGAACCTTCACCGCCACTCTCGCCCCGTCGAGCACATCCACCTTCACCTGGCGGTAA
- a CDS encoding carbohydrate kinase family protein: protein MRIAVTGSIATDHLMVFPGRFTDQLVPDRLDRVSLSFLVDDLRIHRGGVAANIAFGLAQLDLTPILVGAVGPDFADYRAWLESHGVDTTSVHVSATRHTSRFLCTTDESQNQIASFYAGAMSEARDIDLAGVAAHHGGLDLVLIAPNDPDAMLRHTRDCRTRGYRFAADPSQQLARLTGPQIRDLVDGAELLFTNEYEHDLLLSATGWTRDDVLRRVGRWITTLGENGVRIESGTEPLQAIPAVPADTVVDPTGVGDAFRAGFLAGLSRQTGIAQAARIGAALASFALEAAGGQEYVFVPEEFLARLRTTYGTDAAADIERRLLAGAVRSRP from the coding sequence GTGCGCATCGCCGTGACCGGCTCCATCGCCACCGACCACCTGATGGTGTTCCCGGGCCGGTTCACCGACCAGCTCGTCCCGGACCGGCTCGACCGGGTGTCCCTGTCGTTCCTGGTCGACGACCTGCGCATCCACCGCGGCGGCGTCGCCGCGAACATCGCCTTCGGCCTCGCCCAGCTGGACCTGACCCCGATCCTGGTGGGCGCGGTCGGCCCCGACTTCGCCGACTACCGCGCCTGGCTGGAGAGCCACGGCGTCGACACCACCTCCGTGCACGTGTCGGCGACCCGGCACACTTCGCGGTTCCTCTGCACCACCGACGAGTCCCAGAACCAGATCGCCTCGTTCTACGCCGGGGCGATGAGCGAGGCCCGCGACATCGATCTCGCCGGCGTCGCCGCCCACCACGGCGGCCTCGACCTGGTCCTGATCGCCCCCAACGACCCCGACGCGATGCTCCGGCACACCCGCGACTGCCGCACGCGCGGCTACCGCTTCGCGGCCGACCCGTCCCAGCAGCTGGCCCGCCTGACCGGTCCGCAGATCCGCGACCTCGTCGACGGCGCCGAACTGCTGTTCACCAACGAGTACGAACACGACCTGCTGTTGTCGGCCACCGGCTGGACCCGCGACGACGTTCTCCGCCGGGTCGGCCGCTGGATCACCACGCTCGGCGAAAACGGCGTCCGGATCGAGTCGGGAACGGAGCCGCTCCAGGCGATCCCCGCCGTACCGGCCGACACCGTCGTCGACCCGACGGGCGTCGGCGACGCCTTCCGGGCCGGGTTCCTGGCCGGGCTGAGCCGGCAGACCGGGATCGCGCAGGCAGCCCGGATCGGTGCGGCGTTGGCCAGTTTCGCCCTGGAAGCGGCGGGAGGACAGGAGTACGTGTTCGTCCCCGAGGAATTCCTCGCCCGGCTGCGCACGACGTACGGCACCGACGCGGCCGCCGACATCGAGCGGCGGCTTCTCGCCGGAGCGGTGCGTTCCCGGCCCTGA
- a CDS encoding AI-2E family transporter produces the protein MPEPEDRLPDEAPHDGGSFADAEAAAAELSTTAQPLGATGEPLNRRSPFLIGMAGAAGVAVIYALVQIIAGLQDVLVLIGLALFLAIGLEPAVAWLTRHRFPRWLAVTTVFVVGLLAIGGFLTAAIPVLVEQATQFVTKAPGYLHDAQNHNTALGRLNERFHLQQQLESLVSGPGIGSGLLGAGQAVFSALTNVLLLVVLTVYFLVDLPRIRAGGYRLIPHSRRPRAILIGDEIFTKVGGYVLGNLAISIIAGVLTLVWLLIFGVPYAALLAIAVAILDLIPVVGSVVGGVLVSLVALTVSLPVCLGTIGFFIGYRLVEDYVLVPRIIGGAVKVPALITVVAVILGGALLGVVGALVAIPVAAALLLLVREVLYPRLDRT, from the coding sequence ATGCCCGAACCCGAAGACCGCCTTCCCGACGAGGCCCCGCACGACGGGGGTTCCTTCGCCGACGCGGAAGCCGCCGCGGCCGAGCTCAGCACCACGGCTCAGCCGCTGGGCGCGACCGGGGAACCGCTCAACCGCCGGTCCCCGTTCCTGATCGGCATGGCCGGCGCCGCCGGTGTCGCCGTGATCTACGCGCTCGTGCAGATCATCGCCGGGCTCCAGGACGTCCTCGTCCTCATCGGGCTCGCCCTGTTCCTCGCCATCGGCCTCGAACCCGCCGTCGCCTGGCTGACCCGGCACCGCTTCCCCCGCTGGCTCGCCGTCACCACGGTCTTCGTGGTCGGCCTGCTCGCCATCGGCGGGTTCCTCACCGCCGCGATCCCCGTCCTGGTCGAGCAAGCCACCCAGTTCGTCACCAAGGCGCCCGGCTACCTCCACGACGCCCAGAACCACAACACCGCCCTCGGCCGGCTCAACGAACGCTTCCACCTGCAGCAGCAGCTGGAGAGCCTGGTCAGCGGCCCGGGCATCGGCAGCGGGCTGCTCGGTGCCGGTCAAGCCGTGTTCAGCGCCCTGACCAATGTGCTGCTGCTGGTCGTGCTGACCGTCTACTTCCTGGTCGATCTCCCCCGCATCCGCGCCGGCGGCTACCGGCTGATCCCGCACTCCCGGCGGCCGCGGGCCATCCTCATCGGCGACGAGATCTTCACCAAGGTCGGCGGCTACGTCCTCGGCAACCTGGCCATCTCGATCATCGCCGGAGTGCTGACGCTGGTCTGGCTGCTGATCTTCGGCGTCCCCTACGCCGCCCTGCTGGCGATCGCCGTCGCGATCCTCGACCTCATCCCGGTCGTCGGGTCGGTCGTCGGCGGTGTGCTCGTCAGCCTGGTCGCGCTCACCGTGTCCCTGCCCGTCTGCCTGGGCACGATCGGCTTCTTCATCGGCTACCGGCTCGTCGAGGACTACGTCCTGGTGCCGCGGATCATCGGCGGCGCCGTCAAGGTGCCCGCGCTCATCACGGTCGTCGCCGTTATCCTCGGTGGGGCGCTGCTCGGCGTCGTCGGCGCCCTCGTCGCGATCCCGGTCGCGGCGGCGCTCCTGCTCCTCGTCCGGGAAGTCCTCTACCCGCGGCTCGACCGCACCTGA
- a CDS encoding glycoside hydrolase, with protein sequence MTSNHNRTRCFRAAGVIASTTLVAATSLTSAAPAATPLAAALPAGVRAGDVTQWTTRADQRTEPVSTVIPSVQRATAGTPPTPGTTVYVDPTQKFQTVSGFGASITDSAAANLYRLDETQRAAVLKRLFDPAAGAGISFLRQPIGASDFAVGSAYSYDDMPPGQTDPHLEHFSIAHDEKQIIPLLKQAKALNPQLTVMASPWSPPGWMKTSGSMIDGKLKDDPAIYRAYADYLVKFLQAYRAAGVDVSYLTIQNEPQALLRLDYPGTDLGVGQAAKVVDELAPAIKRAGLPTRILGFDHNWALHWYDAAALQAANGDPEADYPFKLLSTDAARSLYGTAYHCYYGDPAAQTALKASYPGKQIFMTECEGLDIDRAIGSLRNWANSVVAWNIASTRTTAPTSAAARRAPA encoded by the coding sequence GTGACCAGCAACCACAACCGCACGAGGTGTTTCCGGGCCGCCGGGGTGATCGCGTCGACGACACTGGTCGCGGCGACGTCGTTGACGAGCGCCGCACCGGCCGCCACTCCCCTCGCCGCCGCTCTCCCGGCCGGAGTACGCGCGGGAGACGTCACGCAGTGGACGACGCGCGCCGACCAGCGCACCGAGCCCGTCAGCACCGTCATCCCCTCCGTGCAACGGGCAACGGCAGGAACGCCACCTACCCCGGGTACCACCGTCTACGTCGACCCCACCCAGAAGTTCCAGACCGTCAGCGGGTTCGGCGCGTCGATCACGGACTCCGCCGCCGCCAACCTGTACCGGCTCGACGAAACCCAGCGCGCGGCCGTGCTGAAGCGCCTGTTCGACCCCGCCGCGGGCGCGGGCATCAGCTTCCTGCGGCAACCCATCGGCGCCTCCGACTTCGCGGTCGGCTCCGCGTACAGCTACGACGACATGCCCCCGGGTCAGACCGACCCGCACCTCGAGCACTTCTCCATCGCCCACGACGAAAAGCAGATCATCCCCCTGCTGAAACAAGCCAAGGCGCTCAACCCGCAGCTGACCGTCATGGCGTCACCATGGAGCCCGCCGGGCTGGATGAAGACCTCCGGTTCCATGATCGACGGCAAGCTCAAGGACGACCCGGCGATCTACCGGGCCTACGCCGATTACCTCGTCAAGTTCCTGCAGGCCTACCGGGCCGCCGGTGTCGACGTCTCCTACCTGACCATCCAGAACGAACCCCAAGCCCTGCTGCGTCTCGACTACCCGGGCACCGACCTGGGCGTCGGGCAGGCCGCCAAGGTCGTCGACGAACTCGCCCCCGCGATCAAGCGCGCCGGCCTGCCCACCAGGATCCTCGGCTTCGACCACAACTGGGCGCTGCACTGGTACGACGCCGCGGCACTGCAGGCCGCCAACGGCGACCCCGAGGCCGACTACCCCTTCAAGCTCCTGAGCACCGACGCCGCCCGGTCGCTCTACGGCACCGCCTACCACTGCTACTACGGAGACCCCGCCGCGCAGACCGCGCTGAAGGCGTCCTACCCCGGCAAACAGATCTTCATGACCGAATGCGAAGGCCTCGACATCGACCGCGCCATCGGATCGCTGCGCAACTGGGCGAACAGCGTCGTCGCGTGGAACATCGCCTCGACGAGAACCACGGCCCCTACATCGGCGGCTGCAAGACGTGCACCGGCTTGA